One genomic region from Mangifera indica cultivar Alphonso chromosome 17, CATAS_Mindica_2.1, whole genome shotgun sequence encodes:
- the LOC123201113 gene encoding hydroxyproline O-galactosyltransferase GALT3, protein MESPNNRRHFILSSLFFIVFLCVLASINELRFYSLLKLGQCAIINSSISPHSNQSPLFSNDTLTKKFSSSSSSEEDIRILIGILTLPDQYHRRHFLRMIYGTQPLVGGQVDVKFVFCNLTKEDQKVLVALEIMRYDDIIILNCKENMNKGKTYTYFSSLPEIFNVSDGPNPPYHYVMKGDDDAYFRLQSLVNSLKPLPREDLYYGYVIPCPSMDPFVHYMSGMGYLVSWDIVEWIRISNIPKNHLEGPEDKVFGDWIREGHKAKNRYNAKWSMYNFPVPPTRCTHELWPDTIAVHLLKNQEKWIETLKYFNVTDNLKPSKLYHIP, encoded by the coding sequence ATGGAAAGCCCAAATAACAGACGGCATttcattctctcttctcttttcttcattgTGTTTCTATGCGTTCTTGCTTCCATCAACGAGCTTCGATTCTATAGCTTATTGAAGCTCGGTCAATGCGCTATTATAAACTCTTCTATATCTCCGCATTCAAATCAATCTCCGTTGTTCAGTAATGATACTTTAACAaagaaattttcttcttcttcttcttcggaaGAGGATATTCGGATCCTCATCGGAATCTTGACCCTTCCTGATCAGTATCATCGCCGCCACTTCTTGCGTATGATCTACGGGACGCAGCCACTGGTGGGGGGACAAGTTGACGTCAAGTTCGTGTTCTGCAACTTAACAAAGGAAGATCAAAAGGTACTTGTAGCCCTAGAGATAATGCGTTATGATGATATTATAATTCTCAATTGCAAAGAGAATATGAACAAAGGCAAAACGTACACTTACTTTTCAAGCTTGCCTGAAATTTTCAACGTCTCGGATGGGCCTAATCCTCCTTACCATTACGTAATGAAAGGTGATGATGATGCTTATTTTAGGTTACAAAGTTTAGTAAATTCTTTGAAGCCATTACCTAGAGAAGATTTATATTATGGCTATGTCATTCCATGCCCTAGCATGGACCCTTTTGTGCATTACATGTCGGGGATGGGATATTTAGTCTCTTGGGATATTGTGGAGTGGATTAGGATTTCTAATATACCAAAAAATCACCTCGAAGGACCTGAGGATAAGGTATTCGGGGATTGGATCCGGGAGGGACATAAGGCCAAAAACCGGTATAATGCTAAATGGTCGATGTACAACTTTCCGGTGCCGCCAACAAGATGTACACATGAGCTTTGGCCGGACACAATTGCTGTGCATTTGTTGAAGAATCAGGAGAAGTGGATTGAGACTTTGAAATATTTCAATGTCACTGATAATTTAAAGCCTTCTAAGTTATATCATATACCTTGA